In Meleagris gallopavo isolate NT-WF06-2002-E0010 breed Aviagen turkey brand Nicholas breeding stock chromosome 3, Turkey_5.1, whole genome shotgun sequence, one DNA window encodes the following:
- the SNRNP48 gene encoding U11/U12 small nuclear ribonucleoprotein 48 kDa protein → MAAAPSSASAVPAAVPPSVTMAASCAVWLEDQVELVSCPYDAHHRMPRASLERHAASCRLRKMGYSAEEQAEMYDSRFFYENLKVPSVAMDKDLQFHVVQQARAQSAKEGIGYTEGSYSSLPVEVPQNHKRFTCDLTQADRLALYDYVVEETKKQRSRSQITENDSDLFVDLAAKITQDDSQKGPKSHLEILAEMRDYKRRRQSYRAKNVHITKKSYTEVIRDVIGVHMEELSNHWQEENRLDNAEMCEGGKSKSSGRKEDRRSASVDSRQSGGSSKDTERTRHRRESSRSPSKRKRSRDRGKDRDSRRKREREDDKYHTHKRRK, encoded by the exons ATGGCGGCGGCGCCTTCTTCCGCTTCTGCGGTGCCGGCGGCTGTCCCGCCCTCAGTAACAATGGCGGCTTCCTGcgcggtgtggctggaggatCAG GTGGAGCTGGTGTCCTGCCCCTACGACGCCCATCACCGTATGCCGCGGGCGTCGTTGGAGAGGCATGCAGCATCCTGCCGCCTCCGTAAGATGGGCTACTCCGCCGAGGAGCAG GCCGAAATGTATGACTCCCGTTTCTTCTATGAGAACCTGAAGGTGCCCTCCGTTGCAATGG ATAAAGATCTACAGTTTCACGTAGTTCAGCAAGCTAGAGCTCAGAGTGCCAAAGAAGGCATAGGCTACACTGAAG GATCTTATTCATCACTGCCTGTAGAAGTTCCCCAAAATCACAAGCGTTTCACCTGTGACCTGACTCAAGCTGACCGTCTTGCTCTTTATGACTATGTTGTtgaggaaacaaagaaacagaggtCTAGGtcacaaatcacagaaaatgaCAGTGACCTCTTTGTGGACTTAGCAGCCAAGATTACTCAag ATGACAGTCAGAAAGGTCCAAAGTCCCATCTTGAAATTCTTGCTGAAATGCGAGACTACAAAAGGCGACGGCAGTCATACAGGGCTAAGAATGTTCATATAACAAAGAAGTCTTATACTGAG GTGATTCGGGATGTGATTGGTGTACATATGGAGGAACTCAGCAACCACTGGCAGGAAGAGAATAGGTTGGATAATGCAGAGATGTGTGAAGGGGGAAAGTCAAAATCTTCAGGAAG AAAGGAAGACAGGAGGTCAGCTTCGGTGGACTCGAGGCAGTCTGGAGGAAGCTCAAAGGACACTGAACGCACCAGACATAGGCGAGAGAGCAGCAGGAGTccaagtaaaagaaaaaggagtcGTGACAGAGGGAAAGACAGAGATTctcggaggaaaagagaaag GGAAGACGACAAGTATCACACccataaaagaagaaagtag